DNA from Sphingomonas psychrotolerans:
ACGCGAAGCTGTTCGGCTTGCTGGTCGCGGCATACGCACTGTCGCCTATCGACCTGATCCCGGATTTCATTCCGGTCCTCGGGCTGGTCGACGACGCGATCCTGATTCCGGTCGGCGTATGGCTGTTCGAGAAGATGATCGCGCCCGAGCAATTCGCCGAGCATCGCGCCAAAGCGGAGATCGCCACTCGCCGCCCGGTCAGCTGGGGCGGCGTGCTGATCGTCCTGACGATCTGGGGGCTGCTCGCGCTGCTGGCGTGGAGCGCGCTGGTGACTGCCTATGACTGATCAGTCGTGCGCGGCGATCCACTGCTCGAGCACCGGCGCGATCTTCGTGCGCCACTTGGAGCCGTTGAAGATGCCGTAATGGCCGACTTCGGGCGCCATGTAATATTGCTTGAGCTTCGCCGGCAATTTATCCGCGATGGTCAGCGCCGCCCTCGTCTGGCCCAGCCCCGAAATGTCGTCGCGCTCGCCTTCGATCGCGAGGATCGCGACGTCGGTGATCGCCGAAGGATCGACCCGGCGCCCGCGGTGCAGCATCTCGCCCTTGGGAAGCGCATGCGCCTGGAACACCACGTCGATCGTCTGAAGGTAGAATTCCTCGGTCATGTCGCAGACCGAGCGATATTCCTCGTAGAATTTCATCGTCGAATCGGCGCCCTCACCGTCGCCGTCGACCAGATGCCGGAACATCTCCCAATGGCTGACCATGTG
Protein-coding regions in this window:
- a CDS encoding YkvA family protein: MGPSLAHRIRTEAHAVYLAVRDPRTPIYAKLFGLLVAAYALSPIDLIPDFIPVLGLVDDAILIPVGVWLFEKMIAPEQFAEHRAKAEIATRRPVSWGGVLIVLTIWGLLALLAWSALVTAYD